The following are from one region of the Candidatus Tumulicola sp. genome:
- the ftsA gene encoding cell division protein FtsA, whose translation MARSEIVAGLDIGTTKTAAVIASQGRDNVIDIIGFGAAPSLGLRKGVVTDLEETVKSIEAAIETAERMAGSHVSAAYVGITGEHVRSLNTHGIVAVGSDDREVAPLDVKRVVDASTIINVPADRQIIHTLPREFAVDGQNGITDPVGMAGGRLEVDTHVVTAGTSFLTNVLKCVHRAGIEPSGIVFEPLASGAAVLLPEERNAGVVLLDIGGGTTDLAVYWGGGVYHTWTVPVGGNIVTNDIALGLKTSFQEAEHIKHVYGTTDLSVDLEQQTFEVKALSGRTSRAASKHFLRQIIVARMTEIFKLVRGNLAVNCPAEVMLAELVLTGGGAQLPGLDALASDYFDLPARIGYPMHVGGLTETIKNPAYATAVGLVLFGASAGDSGTPVRTNGRGVWGRVSSWWAQVFG comes from the coding sequence TTGGCGCGTAGCGAGATCGTCGCCGGTCTGGATATCGGCACGACCAAGACCGCGGCGGTGATCGCGAGTCAGGGCCGCGACAACGTCATCGATATTATCGGCTTCGGCGCCGCTCCATCGCTCGGACTGCGCAAGGGCGTCGTCACCGATCTCGAAGAGACCGTGAAGTCCATCGAGGCGGCGATCGAGACAGCCGAGCGTATGGCCGGCTCACATGTATCGGCCGCGTACGTGGGCATCACCGGTGAGCACGTGCGCTCGCTGAACACGCACGGCATCGTGGCCGTCGGCAGCGATGACCGCGAGGTCGCGCCGCTGGACGTCAAACGCGTCGTGGACGCGAGCACGATCATCAACGTGCCGGCCGATCGGCAGATCATCCACACATTGCCGCGCGAGTTCGCGGTGGACGGCCAAAATGGGATCACCGACCCCGTTGGCATGGCAGGCGGGCGGCTTGAAGTCGACACGCACGTCGTGACCGCAGGCACGTCGTTCCTGACGAACGTGCTCAAGTGCGTGCATCGCGCCGGCATCGAACCGTCGGGCATCGTGTTCGAGCCGCTCGCCTCGGGGGCAGCGGTGTTGCTGCCGGAGGAGCGGAACGCCGGCGTGGTCTTGCTGGACATCGGAGGCGGCACGACCGACCTGGCCGTGTACTGGGGCGGCGGCGTTTACCATACGTGGACGGTGCCGGTCGGCGGCAACATCGTCACGAACGACATCGCGCTTGGTCTTAAGACGAGTTTCCAGGAGGCCGAGCACATCAAGCACGTGTACGGCACGACCGACCTCTCGGTGGATCTCGAGCAGCAGACCTTCGAAGTGAAGGCGCTATCGGGCCGCACGAGCCGTGCCGCATCGAAGCACTTCTTGCGGCAGATCATCGTCGCGCGCATGACCGAGATCTTCAAACTTGTGCGCGGCAATCTGGCCGTGAACTGTCCGGCTGAAGTGATGCTGGCCGAACTCGTGCTCACCGGCGGGGGCGCGCAACTGCCCGGGCTGGATGCCCTTGCATCCGACTACTTCGATTTGCCGGCGCGCATCGGGTATCCGATGCACGTCGGCGGGCTCACGGAAACGATCAAAAATCCGGCATACGCCACGGCCGTCGGTCTTGTGCTCTTCGGAGCCAGCGCCGGCGACAGCGGAACGCCGGTGCGCACCAACGGCAGAGGCGTCTGGGGACGCGTGTCGTCTTGGTGGGCGCAAGTCTTCGGCTAA
- a CDS encoding SRPBCC family protein, producing the protein MKTVCSQSIDVRVPVGPVFAFATDVTRWPLWFSFVVSAQQPDRHELQFGEEVHLCMREGRRRWQEDFEVTRYVRNAFLCLEGALSASRRIDLRFEQRTDCTRVVCGIAYPVFGGWLSQAGDTLLRKPRLAAELRNSLVHLKSVIEDAHQGVEAESLGTREPLFV; encoded by the coding sequence ATGAAAACTGTGTGTTCGCAATCGATCGACGTGCGCGTGCCCGTCGGGCCGGTGTTCGCATTTGCGACTGACGTCACGCGCTGGCCTCTATGGTTTTCGTTCGTCGTATCGGCACAACAGCCTGACCGGCACGAGCTCCAATTCGGAGAAGAAGTGCATCTCTGCATGCGCGAGGGCCGGCGGCGCTGGCAAGAAGACTTCGAGGTCACCCGCTACGTGCGCAACGCGTTCCTGTGTCTGGAAGGCGCGCTTTCGGCGTCGCGCCGGATCGATTTGCGCTTCGAACAGCGGACGGACTGCACGCGCGTTGTGTGCGGCATCGCGTACCCCGTCTTCGGTGGATGGTTAAGCCAGGCAGGTGACACGCTGCTCCGCAAACCGCGCCTCGCCGCCGAGCTGCGCAACTCGCTGGTGCACCTGAAGAGCGTCATCGAGGATGCGCATCAGGGGGTTGAGGCCGAATCCCTCGGGACCAGAGAACCGCTTTTTGTTTGA
- a CDS encoding FmdB family zinc ribbon protein, whose protein sequence is MPVYEYRCKDCNRTHEIEHGFNDERPTKCPACGGVLVRIFHPVGLVFKGSGFHKTDYSGEKKAAPDSKSTEAKPADAQPADKKPDAKPSEPKPSTDSAKS, encoded by the coding sequence ATGCCGGTCTACGAGTATCGCTGCAAGGATTGCAATCGCACCCATGAGATCGAACACGGTTTCAACGACGAGCGGCCCACGAAGTGTCCGGCCTGCGGAGGGGTCCTCGTGCGCATCTTTCATCCCGTAGGCCTGGTCTTCAAGGGCTCGGGGTTTCATAAGACCGACTATTCCGGTGAGAAGAAGGCGGCGCCGGATTCGAAGAGCACTGAGGCGAAGCCGGCAGATGCACAGCCGGCGGACAAAAAGCCGGACGCGAAACCCTCGGAGCCAAAACCATCAACGGACTCGGCAAAAAGTTGA
- a CDS encoding NUDIX domain-containing protein — protein MRDDTGIMRLRAAALVVKNGSILLARHLKDGRVTYLLPGGGVRGMEPAIAALARELREEADCEVSVGPLRYVIETIAPPGGRHLVQLVFEAAIIGEIGRSSDARVLECAWHSIAALRAIPFHPDAGVQIADDVERGVTGLRYHIAPWREPD, from the coding sequence TTGCGGGACGACACCGGGATCATGCGACTGCGCGCTGCGGCATTGGTGGTCAAGAACGGAAGCATTCTGCTTGCTCGTCACCTCAAGGATGGTCGCGTGACCTACTTGTTGCCGGGCGGCGGCGTGCGAGGGATGGAACCCGCGATCGCTGCGCTCGCGCGCGAACTCCGAGAAGAGGCGGACTGCGAGGTCAGCGTGGGCCCGCTCCGCTACGTGATCGAGACGATAGCGCCGCCCGGCGGGCGCCATCTCGTGCAGCTGGTCTTCGAAGCGGCCATCATCGGCGAGATCGGCCGCTCGAGCGACGCGCGCGTGCTCGAATGCGCGTGGCATTCGATCGCCGCGCTGCGCGCCATCCCGTTCCATCCGGATGCCGGGGTCCAGATCGCCGACGATGTCGAGCGCGGTGTGACGGGCTTGCGCTATCACATCGCTCCGTGGAGAGAGCCAGACTAA
- the ftsZ gene encoding cell division protein FtsZ, translated as MNDRRYVPDHMASIKVIGVGGGGCNAVNRMVDAGIRGADFYAINTDVQALKASRTENTLQLGKELTRGLGAGADPEIGRQAAEESKEDIAMLVEGADLVFIAAGMGGGTGTGASPIVAEMARGAGALTVGVVTKPFGFELRKRAQIAERGIAELEQKVDTLIVIPNDKLLSVIERRTPLMEAFRYADDVLRQGIQGITDLITQPGLINLDFADVRRVMTDAGSALMGIGRGSGENRAVDAAQKAVSSPLLEATIDGARGVIFNIYGGPDLSMYEVNEAAEVISKAVDPDAEVIFGATIEENMNSEVRVTVLATGFGSRARERSRTIGVGEIEKVKPVNMDEIEVPAFLRYNK; from the coding sequence ATGAACGATCGGCGTTACGTGCCGGATCACATGGCGAGCATCAAGGTCATCGGCGTCGGCGGCGGCGGCTGCAATGCCGTCAACCGCATGGTGGACGCGGGGATCAGGGGTGCGGACTTCTACGCGATCAACACCGACGTGCAGGCGCTCAAGGCTTCGCGCACCGAGAACACGCTGCAGCTCGGCAAGGAACTGACCCGGGGCCTCGGCGCCGGCGCGGATCCGGAGATCGGCCGTCAAGCAGCCGAGGAGTCGAAGGAAGACATCGCCATGCTCGTCGAGGGTGCTGATCTCGTGTTCATCGCCGCCGGTATGGGCGGCGGTACGGGCACGGGTGCGTCGCCGATCGTCGCCGAGATGGCGCGCGGAGCCGGTGCGCTTACGGTCGGCGTGGTGACGAAGCCGTTCGGGTTCGAGTTGCGCAAGCGCGCGCAGATCGCTGAGCGCGGCATAGCCGAGCTCGAGCAGAAGGTGGACACGCTGATTGTCATACCAAACGATAAGCTGCTCTCCGTCATCGAGCGTCGCACGCCGCTGATGGAGGCCTTCCGCTACGCCGACGACGTACTGCGTCAGGGCATCCAAGGCATCACTGACCTTATCACGCAGCCGGGGCTCATCAATCTCGATTTCGCAGACGTACGGCGAGTCATGACCGATGCGGGCTCGGCGTTGATGGGTATCGGCAGAGGCTCGGGCGAGAATCGGGCGGTCGATGCTGCGCAAAAGGCCGTGTCCAGCCCGCTGCTGGAAGCGACCATCGACGGCGCGCGCGGCGTGATCTTCAACATCTACGGCGGGCCGGATCTCTCGATGTACGAGGTCAACGAAGCGGCGGAAGTCATCAGCAAGGCTGTCGACCCCGACGCGGAAGTGATCTTCGGCGCGACGATTGAGGAGAACATGAACAGCGAGGTGCGGGTCACCGTGCTCGCGACCGGCTTCGGTTCCCGCGCTCGCGAGCGCTCCCGGACGATCGGCGTTGGCGAGATCGAGAAAGTCAAGCCGGTGAACATGGACGAGATCGAGGTCCCGGCGTTCCTACGCTACAACAAGTAG